A single genomic interval of Microbacterium sp. BLY harbors:
- a CDS encoding MraY family glycosyltransferase, with the protein MKQYLFTIIVTAAITFVLTWAVWRLSLRYKLYPGIRERDVHTTPTPRLGGVAIFLGIVAAFAVSATNPFFQSIWTPPQTMWSILAAALLIAVIGVLDDLWDIDWMIKLGAQFLAAGIITVGGGLQILSLPFGDLIVVSSWLSITITMFAIVIVMNAVNFIDGLDGLVAGVCLISNGVFFAYSYIFTRDSGASSYFNLSTFLAAVLIGACLGFLPLNWSPAKLFMGDSGALVIGLLMATSAIAITGQMDPSALDPERLGRSQLVGAFLPILLPLLVVLLPLLDFGLAVLRRMSAGRSPFSPDRKHLHHRMLDLGHRDRDAVLIFYAWTAVISLAVLLMYVGAREDWPGQYLPGVAFGVVGIAACLVITLSPTRRRKTAAGAPPDPIPMEPR; encoded by the coding sequence GTGAAGCAGTATCTCTTCACGATCATCGTCACCGCCGCGATCACCTTCGTGCTGACGTGGGCGGTGTGGCGGCTGAGTCTCCGCTACAAGCTGTACCCCGGCATCCGGGAGCGCGACGTGCACACGACGCCCACGCCCCGCCTCGGTGGCGTCGCGATCTTCCTCGGTATCGTCGCCGCCTTCGCCGTGTCCGCCACGAACCCGTTCTTCCAGAGCATCTGGACGCCACCGCAGACCATGTGGTCGATCCTGGCGGCGGCGCTGCTGATCGCCGTCATCGGCGTTCTCGACGATCTCTGGGACATCGACTGGATGATCAAGCTCGGAGCGCAGTTCCTCGCCGCGGGCATCATCACCGTGGGCGGGGGCCTGCAGATCCTCTCGCTGCCGTTCGGTGACCTGATCGTCGTGTCGAGCTGGCTCAGCATCACGATCACGATGTTCGCGATCGTCATCGTCATGAACGCCGTGAACTTCATCGACGGGCTGGACGGACTCGTCGCCGGCGTCTGCCTGATCTCCAACGGCGTCTTCTTCGCCTACTCCTACATCTTCACGCGCGACTCCGGCGCGTCCAGCTACTTCAACCTCTCGACATTCCTGGCCGCTGTCCTCATCGGCGCCTGCCTCGGCTTCCTCCCGTTGAACTGGAGCCCGGCGAAACTGTTCATGGGCGACTCCGGCGCGCTGGTGATCGGTCTGCTCATGGCGACGTCCGCGATCGCGATCACCGGCCAGATGGATCCCTCCGCCCTCGACCCCGAGCGCCTGGGGCGGTCACAGTTGGTCGGTGCGTTCCTGCCGATCCTGCTGCCGCTGCTCGTCGTGCTCCTGCCGCTGCTCGACTTCGGGCTCGCGGTGCTGCGTCGGATGAGCGCGGGACGCTCGCCCTTCTCGCCCGACCGCAAGCACCTGCACCACCGCATGCTCGACCTCGGGCACCGCGACCGGGACGCCGTCCTCATCTTCTACGCCTGGACCGCCGTCATCTCGCTCGCGGTCCTCCTGATGTACGTCGGAGCCCGCGAGGACTGGCCCGGCCAGTACCTTCCCGGCGTCGCCTTCGGCGTCGTCGGCATCGCCGCCTGCCTCGTCATCACCCTGAGCCCCACCCGCCGACGCAAGACCGCCGCGGGCGCCCCGCCCGACCCGATCCCGATGGAGCCCCGATGA
- the atpB gene encoding F0F1 ATP synthase subunit A: MTPRLASSDGEFHGPSIDEFFPEILFHVGPIPVNRIHLIQLLSVIAVVLILWLGTRRMKVVPGRFQSLVEMGLGFVRGGIAHDLLGRKDGDRFLPILTTIFFMVLFMNITGIIPFLNMPGTAIIAVPLTLAVVSYVTFIYAGIKKSPKNFFKNALFPSGVPWPVYFIVTPIELISTFIIRPVTLTLRLLMNLVVGHMILVLCFAATQFFFFTAGGGWAALGIGTLAFGGAFTLFEILVAVLQAYVFTVLTAVYIQLAVAEEH; encoded by the coding sequence CTGACCCCCCGACTCGCGTCCTCCGATGGCGAGTTCCACGGCCCTTCGATCGATGAGTTCTTCCCGGAGATCCTCTTCCACGTCGGACCCATCCCGGTCAACCGGATCCACCTGATCCAGTTGCTCTCGGTGATCGCCGTCGTCCTCATCCTCTGGCTCGGCACCCGCCGCATGAAGGTCGTGCCCGGCCGGTTCCAGAGCCTCGTCGAGATGGGCCTCGGCTTCGTCCGCGGCGGCATCGCCCACGACCTGCTCGGACGCAAGGACGGCGACCGGTTCCTGCCGATCCTCACCACCATCTTCTTCATGGTGCTGTTCATGAACATCACGGGCATCATCCCGTTCCTGAACATGCCGGGCACCGCGATCATCGCCGTGCCGCTCACGCTCGCGGTCGTCAGCTACGTGACCTTCATCTACGCCGGCATCAAGAAGAGCCCGAAGAACTTCTTCAAGAACGCCCTCTTCCCGTCGGGCGTGCCGTGGCCGGTCTACTTCATCGTCACGCCGATCGAGCTCATCTCGACGTTCATCATCCGCCCGGTGACCCTCACCCTGCGACTGCTGATGAACCTGGTCGTCGGCCACATGATCCTGGTCCTCTGCTTCGCAGCGACCCAGTTCTTCTTCTTCACCGCGGGTGGCGGCTGGGCCGCCCTCGGTATCGGAACCCTCGCCTTCGGTGGCGCCTTCACTCTCTTCGAGATCCTGGTGGCCGTCCTGCAGGCATACGTCTTCACCGTCCTCACCGCGGTCTACATCCAGCTCGCGGTCGCAGAAGAGCACTGA
- the atpE gene encoding ATP synthase F0 subunit C has protein sequence MDATTVLAEINGHLAAVGYGLAAIGPAIGVGIVVGKTIEGVARQPELAGRLQVLMWIGIAFTEALAFVGIAVGFIPFP, from the coding sequence GTGGACGCAACTACGGTTCTCGCTGAAATCAACGGCCACCTCGCGGCGGTCGGCTACGGCCTCGCGGCCATCGGCCCGGCCATCGGTGTGGGCATCGTGGTCGGCAAGACCATCGAGGGCGTCGCCCGTCAGCCCGAGCTGGCCGGTCGCCTGCAGGTCCTCATGTGGATCGGTATCGCCTTCACCGAGGCGCTTGCGTTCGTCGGCATCGCCGTCGGATTCATCCCCTTCCCGTAA
- a CDS encoding F0F1 ATP synthase subunit B codes for MLNALVTNLAAEGEAANNPLIPAWYDIIWSGFWFLIILIVVWKVALPRLTKMLDERSAAIEGNIAKADEAQKQAEAALEEYTRQLAEARTEAGEIREAAREDGKKIIAEAKETAASEAARLTATAHTQIEAERQTALVSLRSEVGSLALDLAGGVVGETLSDDARAAAVVDRFLADLEASDLRQAQVPGGQS; via the coding sequence ATGCTGAACGCTCTTGTCACGAACCTCGCGGCTGAGGGTGAGGCGGCGAACAACCCGCTGATCCCCGCGTGGTACGACATCATCTGGTCGGGCTTCTGGTTCCTCATCATCCTCATCGTCGTGTGGAAGGTCGCCCTTCCCCGTCTGACGAAGATGCTCGACGAGCGGTCCGCCGCCATCGAGGGCAACATCGCCAAGGCCGATGAGGCGCAGAAGCAGGCGGAAGCGGCTCTCGAGGAGTACACCCGCCAGCTCGCCGAGGCGCGCACCGAGGCCGGGGAGATCCGTGAGGCCGCCCGTGAGGACGGCAAGAAGATCATCGCCGAGGCGAAGGAGACCGCGGCCAGCGAGGCCGCGCGTCTGACCGCCACCGCGCACACGCAGATCGAGGCCGAGCGCCAGACGGCTCTCGTCTCCCTGCGCAGCGAGGTCGGCTCGCTCGCTCTCGACCTCGCCGGCGGCGTGGTCGGCGAGACGCTCTCCGACGACGCTCGCGCGGCCGCCGTGGTCGACCGCTTCCTCGCCGATCTCGAAGCATCCGACCTTCGACAGGCTCAGGTACCGGGCGGGCAGTCGTAA
- a CDS encoding F0F1 ATP synthase subunit delta — protein sequence MGSATAQALAASTQTLAAAKDVTLETARELFAAARAVGESSQLSGALADPSAPTSARQNVVSAVFGQYGSAAQDVLRTAVAERWSNASELIDGLEELAIRAATIAEPGADIEGELFGFSRVIAANPELELALGSRLGGEDAKAALVERLLVDASASAPTALIVTSLVRQPRERRVRQLLSRAMRIVSSQRGRLVATVHTATELSDAQRTRLGQTLSQRYGGQVSLNVVIDPSVVGGLRVQIADDVIDGSISARLADLRQKLAG from the coding sequence ATGGGCAGCGCGACCGCTCAGGCACTCGCGGCATCCACTCAGACGCTTGCCGCAGCGAAGGACGTCACCCTCGAGACCGCGCGCGAGCTGTTCGCGGCCGCGCGGGCCGTGGGCGAATCGTCTCAGCTGAGCGGCGCGCTGGCTGACCCCTCGGCTCCGACCTCGGCCCGGCAGAACGTCGTGTCCGCCGTGTTCGGCCAGTATGGCTCCGCAGCGCAGGACGTCCTGCGCACCGCGGTCGCAGAACGCTGGTCGAACGCGTCCGAGCTGATCGACGGTCTCGAGGAGCTCGCGATCCGGGCGGCGACCATCGCCGAGCCGGGCGCGGACATCGAGGGAGAGCTCTTCGGCTTCTCGCGGGTGATCGCGGCGAACCCGGAGCTCGAGCTCGCTCTCGGCAGCCGGCTCGGGGGAGAGGACGCGAAGGCCGCCCTGGTCGAGCGCCTCCTCGTCGATGCCTCTGCCAGCGCTCCGACCGCCCTCATCGTCACGTCCCTCGTGCGTCAGCCGCGCGAGCGCCGGGTGCGGCAGCTGCTGAGCCGGGCGATGCGTATCGTCTCGAGCCAGCGCGGCCGCCTCGTTGCCACGGTGCACACGGCGACCGAGCTCAGCGACGCGCAGCGCACGCGACTCGGCCAGACGCTCTCGCAGCGATACGGCGGCCAGGTGTCCCTCAACGTCGTCATCGACCCCAGCGTCGTCGGAGGCCTGCGTGTGCAGATCGCCGATGACGTGATCGACGGCAGCATCTCCGCACGACTCGCCGACCTTCGCCAGAAGCTCGCGGGCTAA
- the atpA gene encoding F0F1 ATP synthase subunit alpha, which yields MAELSISPDVIRDALKDFAAAYEPTGAAATEVGTVIDAADGIAHVEGLPGVMANELVTFADGTKGLALNLDEHEIGVVVLGDFTGIEAGQEVTRTGEVLSVPVGDGYLGRVVDPLGNPIDGLGAIATEGVRELELQAPGVMQRKSVHEPMQTGIKAIDAMIPVGRGQRQLIIGDRQTGKTAIAIDTIINQKANWESGDVNKQVRCIYVAIGQKGSTIASVKGALEEAGALEYTTIVAAPASDPAGFKYLAPYTGSAIGQHWMYGGKHVLIIFDDLSKQAEAYRAVSLLLRRPPGREAYPGDVFYLHSRLLERCAKLSDELGAGSMTGLPIIETKANDVSAYIPTNVISITDGQIFLQSDLFNANQRPAVDVGISVSRVGGDAQVKSIKKVSGTLKLELAQYRSLEAFAMFASDLDAASRRQLSRGARLTELLKQPQYSPYPVEEQVVSIWAGTNGKLDSIEVEDVLRFERELLDYLRRNTKVLDTLRETNVLDDATVAELDKQTDNFLLEFQGGKGHAIGAPGHEEHAAAEAEDVNQEKIVKGRRA from the coding sequence ATGGCAGAACTATCGATCAGCCCCGACGTCATCCGTGACGCGCTGAAGGATTTCGCCGCCGCGTACGAGCCCACCGGGGCCGCGGCGACCGAGGTCGGCACCGTCATCGACGCCGCCGACGGCATCGCTCACGTCGAGGGACTTCCCGGCGTCATGGCGAACGAGCTCGTGACCTTCGCCGACGGCACCAAGGGTCTCGCGCTGAACCTCGACGAGCACGAGATCGGCGTCGTCGTCCTCGGCGACTTCACCGGCATCGAGGCCGGTCAGGAAGTCACCCGCACGGGTGAGGTCCTCTCCGTCCCGGTCGGTGACGGCTACCTCGGCCGCGTCGTCGACCCGCTCGGCAACCCGATCGACGGCCTCGGCGCGATCGCGACCGAGGGCGTCCGCGAGCTCGAGCTCCAGGCCCCCGGCGTCATGCAGCGCAAGTCGGTCCACGAGCCGATGCAGACCGGTATCAAGGCCATCGACGCGATGATCCCGGTCGGTCGCGGCCAGCGCCAGCTCATCATCGGCGACCGCCAGACCGGTAAGACGGCCATCGCGATCGACACGATCATCAACCAGAAGGCCAACTGGGAGTCCGGCGACGTCAACAAGCAGGTCCGCTGCATCTACGTCGCCATCGGTCAGAAGGGCTCGACCATCGCTTCGGTGAAGGGCGCGCTCGAGGAGGCCGGCGCTCTGGAGTACACCACCATCGTGGCGGCTCCGGCGTCCGACCCCGCCGGCTTCAAGTACCTCGCTCCGTACACCGGTTCGGCCATCGGTCAGCACTGGATGTACGGCGGCAAGCACGTCCTCATCATCTTCGACGACCTGTCGAAGCAGGCTGAGGCCTATCGCGCCGTCTCCCTGCTGCTCCGCCGCCCGCCGGGCCGCGAGGCCTACCCGGGCGACGTCTTCTACCTGCACTCGCGTCTGCTCGAGCGGTGCGCGAAGCTGTCCGACGAGCTCGGCGCCGGGTCGATGACGGGTCTCCCGATCATCGAGACCAAGGCGAACGACGTCTCGGCGTACATCCCGACCAACGTGATCTCGATCACCGACGGCCAGATCTTCCTGCAGTCCGACCTCTTCAACGCCAACCAGCGTCCCGCGGTCGACGTGGGTATCTCGGTGTCGCGTGTCGGTGGTGACGCCCAGGTGAAGTCGATCAAGAAGGTCTCCGGAACGCTGAAGCTGGAGCTGGCGCAGTACCGCTCGCTCGAGGCGTTCGCGATGTTCGCGTCGGACCTCGACGCCGCGTCGCGTCGTCAGCTGTCCCGCGGTGCCCGTCTGACCGAGCTGCTCAAGCAGCCGCAGTACTCGCCGTACCCGGTGGAGGAGCAGGTCGTCTCGATCTGGGCCGGCACCAACGGTAAGCTCGACTCGATCGAGGTCGAGGACGTGCTGCGCTTCGAGCGCGAGCTGCTCGACTACCTGCGTCGCAACACGAAGGTCCTCGACACCCTGCGTGAGACGAACGTCCTGGACGACGCCACCGTCGCCGAGCTCGACAAGCAGACCGACAACTTCCTCCTGGAGTTCCAGGGCGGCAAGGGCCACGCCATCGGCGCCCCTGGTCACGAGGAGCACGCTGCGGCCGAGGCCGAGGACGTCAACCAGGAGAAGATCGTCAAGGGTCGTCGCGCGTAA
- a CDS encoding F0F1 ATP synthase subunit gamma: protein MGAQLRVYKQKISSAQTTKKITKAMELIAASRIQKAMARVKASTPFARAVTRAVSAVATHSNVDHPLTREPETIRRSAVVIFSSDRGLAGAFNSQILREGLEVAELLREQGKEPVFYLVGRKAVGYFQFRRIEAAAEWTGDTDTPSFHTAEEISQTLLEAFNRGGEDGGVDEIHLVYNRFVSMMTQSPESVRLLPLEIAEADDSEAGSTVYPLYEFEPDAETVLDAILPVYIQSRVFNALLQSSAAKQAATQKAMKSASDNADKLITDYTRLRNNARQAEITQQIAEIVGGADALASS, encoded by the coding sequence ATGGGCGCTCAACTCAGGGTCTACAAGCAGAAGATCTCTTCTGCTCAGACGACCAAGAAGATCACGAAGGCGATGGAACTCATCGCGGCTTCGCGCATCCAGAAGGCGATGGCACGCGTCAAGGCGTCCACCCCCTTCGCGCGGGCCGTGACGAGGGCCGTGTCCGCCGTCGCGACGCACTCGAACGTCGACCACCCGCTCACCCGTGAGCCCGAGACGATCCGCCGCTCCGCGGTCGTGATCTTCTCGTCCGACCGCGGTCTGGCCGGAGCCTTCAACTCGCAGATCCTCCGTGAGGGTCTCGAGGTGGCAGAGCTCCTGCGCGAGCAGGGCAAGGAGCCGGTGTTCTACCTCGTGGGCCGCAAGGCCGTCGGGTACTTCCAGTTCCGTCGTATCGAGGCCGCTGCAGAGTGGACCGGCGACACCGACACCCCCTCGTTCCACACGGCGGAGGAGATCTCGCAGACGCTTCTCGAGGCCTTCAACCGTGGGGGAGAGGACGGCGGCGTCGACGAGATCCACCTCGTGTACAACCGCTTCGTCAGCATGATGACGCAGTCGCCGGAGTCCGTGCGCCTGCTGCCGCTGGAGATCGCGGAGGCCGACGACTCGGAGGCGGGCAGCACCGTCTACCCGCTGTACGAGTTCGAGCCCGACGCCGAGACGGTGCTCGACGCGATCCTGCCGGTGTACATCCAGAGCCGCGTCTTCAACGCCCTCCTGCAGTCGTCCGCCGCCAAGCAGGCCGCGACGCAGAAGGCGATGAAGTCGGCCAGCGACAACGCCGACAAGCTCATCACCGACTACACCCGCCTGCGCAACAACGCGCGTCAGGCCGAGATCACCCAGCAGATCGCCGAGATCGTCGGTGGCGCCGACGCTCTCGCATCGAGCTGA
- the atpD gene encoding F0F1 ATP synthase subunit beta, which yields MTTTATAEQPATAVVGRVARVNGPVVDIEFPHDSIPDIYNALKTTITIGEESTEITLEVAQHLGDDLVRAIALKPTDGIVRGQEVRDTGEAISVPVGDITKGKVFNVIGEVLNGEPGETIEVTERWPIHRKAPNFDQLESKTTMFETGIKSIDLLTPYVQGGKIGLFGGAGVGKTVLIQEMIQRVAQDHGGVSVFAGVGERTREGNDLIHEMEEAGVFDKTALVFGQMDEPPGTRLRVALSALTMAEYFRDVQKQDVLLFIDNIFRFTQAGSEVSTLLGRMPSAVGYQPNLADEMGLLQERITSTRGHSITSLQAIYVPADDYTDPAPATTFAHLDATTELSREIASKGLYPAIDPLTSTSRIMDPRYLGEDHYRVATTVKQILQKNKELQEIIAILGVDELSEEDKIVVSRARRIQQFLSQNTYMAKKFTGVEGSTVPLKETIESFDAITRGDFDHVAEQAFFNVGGISDVEERWAQIQKENA from the coding sequence ATGACCACCACCGCCACGGCTGAGCAGCCGGCGACCGCGGTCGTCGGGCGCGTCGCCCGCGTCAACGGTCCGGTTGTCGACATCGAGTTCCCGCACGACTCGATCCCCGACATCTACAACGCGCTGAAGACGACGATCACGATCGGCGAGGAGTCCACCGAGATCACGCTCGAGGTCGCGCAGCACCTCGGCGACGACCTGGTCCGCGCCATCGCCCTGAAGCCGACCGACGGCATCGTCCGCGGTCAGGAGGTGCGTGACACCGGTGAGGCCATCTCGGTCCCCGTCGGTGACATCACCAAGGGCAAGGTCTTCAACGTGATCGGCGAGGTCCTCAACGGCGAGCCCGGTGAGACCATCGAGGTCACGGAGCGCTGGCCCATCCACCGCAAGGCCCCGAACTTCGACCAGCTCGAGTCGAAGACGACGATGTTCGAGACGGGCATCAAGTCGATCGACCTCCTCACCCCGTACGTGCAGGGTGGAAAGATCGGTCTGTTCGGTGGTGCCGGTGTCGGCAAGACCGTCCTCATCCAGGAGATGATCCAGCGCGTCGCGCAGGACCACGGTGGTGTGTCGGTGTTCGCCGGTGTCGGTGAGCGCACCCGTGAGGGCAACGACCTCATCCACGAGATGGAGGAGGCGGGCGTCTTCGACAAGACCGCCCTCGTCTTCGGCCAGATGGACGAGCCGCCGGGGACGCGTCTGCGCGTCGCCCTCTCGGCTCTGACGATGGCGGAGTACTTCCGTGACGTGCAGAAGCAGGACGTGCTGCTCTTCATCGACAACATCTTCCGCTTCACGCAGGCCGGTTCCGAGGTCTCCACGCTGCTGGGCCGCATGCCCTCCGCCGTGGGGTACCAGCCGAACCTCGCCGACGAGATGGGCCTCCTCCAGGAGCGCATCACCTCGACGCGTGGTCACTCGATCACCTCGCTGCAGGCGATCTACGTGCCGGCCGATGACTACACCGACCCGGCCCCGGCCACGACCTTCGCGCACCTCGACGCGACGACCGAGCTCTCCCGAGAGATCGCGTCGAAGGGTCTGTACCCGGCCATCGACCCGCTGACCTCGACGTCGCGCATCATGGACCCTCGCTACTTGGGCGAGGACCACTACCGCGTGGCCACGACGGTCAAGCAGATCCTCCAGAAGAACAAGGAGCTGCAGGAGATCATCGCCATCCTCGGTGTCGACGAGCTCTCCGAGGAAGACAAGATCGTCGTGTCGCGTGCACGTCGCATCCAGCAGTTCCTCTCGCAGAACACCTACATGGCGAAGAAGTTCACGGGCGTCGAGGGCTCGACCGTGCCGCTGAAGGAGACCATCGAGTCGTTCGATGCGATCACCCGCGGTGACTTCGACCACGTCGCCGAGCAGGCCTTCTTCAACGTCGGTGGCATCTCCGACGTGGAGGAGCGCTGGGCGCAGATCCAGAAGGAGAACGCCTGA
- a CDS encoding F0F1 ATP synthase subunit epsilon — MALHVSLVSADAEVWTGEASLVVAKTVEGEIGFMSGHEPVLAILAEGQVRITQTDGAKVLANAQDGFLSMEGDVLTIVAGNAALIS; from the coding sequence ATGGCGCTGCACGTCAGCCTCGTCTCCGCCGACGCGGAGGTCTGGACGGGAGAGGCGAGCCTCGTGGTCGCCAAGACCGTCGAGGGCGAGATCGGCTTCATGTCCGGTCACGAGCCGGTGCTGGCCATCCTCGCCGAGGGCCAGGTCCGGATCACCCAGACGGATGGCGCCAAGGTGCTGGCGAACGCGCAGGACGGATTCCTCTCCATGGAGGGCGACGTCCTGACGATCGTGGCCGGCAACGCGGCACTCATCTCCTGA
- the yaaA gene encoding peroxide stress protein YaaA: MKILLPPSETKREGGGGAPLDVSVLALPELAPQRNAVVDALVALAEDEQTARRVLKLSARQLGDIAHNRALRIAPTLPAVDRYTGVLFDALDAGSLSAASRRWLHAHVWIHSAPFGPVAALDPLPTYRLAAGTAVPGLPPLRRHWAAPTAAALTAAAPPFVLDLRSEAYAALGPVPADLPSAYVRVVTTQGRALNHFNKKSKGLLVRALAEDRPRIGSLAALRRWGQARGLVLRDAAVSGEVELVVAD, translated from the coding sequence ATGAAGATCCTGCTCCCGCCCTCCGAGACGAAACGTGAAGGGGGAGGCGGCGCACCGTTGGACGTGTCCGTGCTGGCGCTCCCGGAGCTGGCCCCGCAGCGGAACGCGGTCGTCGACGCGCTCGTCGCTCTCGCCGAGGACGAGCAGACCGCGCGTCGCGTGCTGAAGCTGAGCGCGCGCCAGCTCGGTGACATCGCCCACAACCGCGCGCTGCGCATCGCCCCCACGCTGCCGGCGGTCGACCGCTACACGGGCGTGCTGTTCGACGCCCTCGACGCGGGGTCGCTGTCGGCGGCCTCCCGGCGTTGGCTGCATGCGCACGTGTGGATCCACAGTGCGCCCTTCGGTCCCGTCGCGGCGCTCGACCCTCTGCCGACCTACCGGCTCGCCGCCGGCACGGCGGTCCCGGGACTGCCCCCGCTCCGTCGGCACTGGGCCGCGCCGACGGCGGCGGCCCTCACAGCCGCGGCGCCGCCCTTCGTGCTCGACTTGCGCAGCGAGGCGTACGCGGCTCTCGGCCCCGTGCCGGCGGACCTGCCGTCGGCGTATGTGCGGGTCGTGACGACGCAGGGCCGGGCTCTCAATCACTTCAACAAGAAGTCCAAGGGACTGCTCGTGCGCGCGCTGGCGGAGGACCGTCCGCGCATCGGTTCTCTCGCCGCCCTGCGCCGGTGGGGGCAGGCCCGCGGCCTCGTGCTGCGAGACGCCGCGGTGAGCGGCGAGGTCGAGCTCGTCGTCGCCGACTGA
- a CDS encoding large exoprotein, with product MGYDDYSGAGYLGLLFAYFFVILLIAVAGYVLSSLFYMKIFQKAGVQGNWRAWVPVYNSMIFFKLGDLSPWLVLYGIAGAALLSWIGIGFVFSIALAVFSVIAAWRVGLKLQKDAVWVVLYVFLSIVWLGINAFDKSRWNPNIQPASWAGNGFLGDRTVWDGIPVQPSAVAPQQGYGAPQGYGAPQQGYAPPTQAYTPPTAPGYAPPAAPAAPATGAPIPPVPPTTPPAPPAAPPTTPPAPPAAPPAAPPAPPTTPNDPTQPPA from the coding sequence ATGGGTTACGACGACTATTCCGGGGCAGGCTATCTCGGCCTGCTCTTCGCCTACTTCTTCGTCATCCTTCTGATCGCGGTCGCCGGGTACGTCCTGTCGTCGCTCTTCTACATGAAGATCTTCCAGAAGGCCGGAGTCCAGGGCAACTGGCGTGCCTGGGTGCCTGTGTACAACTCCATGATCTTCTTCAAGCTCGGCGACCTCAGCCCGTGGCTGGTGCTCTACGGCATCGCCGGAGCGGCGCTGCTCAGCTGGATCGGGATCGGCTTCGTGTTCTCGATCGCTCTCGCGGTGTTCTCCGTGATCGCCGCGTGGCGCGTGGGACTCAAGCTCCAGAAGGACGCCGTGTGGGTCGTCCTCTACGTGTTCCTGTCCATCGTGTGGCTCGGTATCAACGCGTTCGACAAGTCGCGCTGGAACCCGAACATCCAGCCGGCCTCCTGGGCGGGCAACGGGTTCCTCGGTGACCGCACGGTGTGGGACGGCATCCCCGTCCAGCCGTCGGCCGTCGCTCCGCAGCAGGGCTACGGTGCGCCGCAGGGCTATGGCGCCCCGCAGCAGGGCTACGCGCCCCCCACGCAGGCCTACACGCCGCCGACCGCTCCGGGCTACGCACCGCCCGCCGCTCCCGCGGCCCCGGCGACGGGTGCCCCGATTCCTCCGGTGCCCCCGACCACGCCGCCGGCACCGCCGGCTGCTCCGCCGACGACGCCTCCGGCACCGCCGGCAGCGCCCCCGGCCGCCCCGCCCGCACCGCCGACCACCCCGAACGATCCCACGCAGCCGCCTGCGTGA
- a CDS encoding PP2C family serine/threonine-protein phosphatase → MAETKTHTITVADRPLLLSWAGVTDQGRRRETNQDALLAEFPLFIVADGMGGHAGGEIASQSTVARLRAVVAADDVSPSAIEKALALAVDDIAEHPDTTDEGTGTTLTGVYLDEHGDEPHWVALNIGDSRVYLLRDDRLLQVTTDHSVVQELIAAGKLSPEEAEGHPYSNVITRAVGASELTAPDYVTIDVRPGDRFVICSDGLTKELTDYGIQHFLREHAEPGASVDAMLAAALDNGGRDNVTVIVVQVGEPEDASSTLGDTAE, encoded by the coding sequence GTGGCTGAGACCAAGACGCACACCATCACGGTTGCGGATCGTCCGTTGCTGCTGTCCTGGGCCGGGGTCACCGACCAGGGCCGACGTCGCGAGACCAACCAGGACGCTCTTCTCGCCGAGTTCCCGCTGTTCATCGTCGCGGACGGCATGGGCGGGCACGCCGGAGGCGAGATCGCGAGCCAGAGCACGGTCGCCCGCCTCCGGGCCGTCGTGGCCGCCGACGATGTGAGCCCGTCCGCCATCGAGAAGGCCCTTGCTCTCGCCGTCGACGACATCGCGGAGCATCCGGACACCACCGATGAAGGCACCGGCACGACGCTCACCGGGGTGTACCTCGACGAGCACGGGGACGAGCCGCACTGGGTCGCGCTGAACATCGGTGATTCGCGGGTGTATCTGCTCCGTGACGATCGGCTCCTCCAGGTGACGACCGATCACTCGGTGGTGCAAGAGCTCATCGCCGCCGGCAAGCTGAGCCCGGAAGAGGCCGAAGGACACCCGTACAGCAACGTGATCACCCGGGCGGTCGGTGCGAGCGAGCTGACGGCGCCGGATTATGTGACCATCGACGTCCGACCGGGCGACCGTTTCGTGATCTGTTCCGACGGCCTCACCAAGGAGCTCACGGACTACGGCATCCAGCACTTCCTCCGCGAGCACGCGGAGCCCGGAGCGAGCGTCGATGCGATGCTCGCTGCGGCCCTCGACAACGGCGGACGTGACAACGTCACCGTGATCGTCGTGCAGGTCGGCGAGCCGGAGGACGCTTCCTCCACACTCGGCGACACCGCCGAATAG